A region of the Candidatus Ancaeobacter aquaticus genome:
TTCGAGTTTTTGACAGCGAGATGTTAATCTGGCGTAAAAGAAGATGTTTGTAAAGAAAAACCCCCCTGATTGTTCATTTGAAACAACCAAGGGGGAAGATGTCATTAAACTTTGTTTACGTTACGTGCTTGTTTTCCTTTTTCTCCGTCAACGATTTCAAATTCCACTTCTTGCCCTTCACTGAGAGTTTTGAATCCAGAACCTGTAATTGCGGTATGGTGAACGAAAATATCTTCACCTTCTTCTGGTTTAATAAATCCAAAACCTTTTTTGTCGTTAAACCACTTTACCACGCCTTTGTTCATCTACTACATCCTCCTGTTACAGATTATCGTCTCATAATAAAAAAAACCATAAGAGATGAGACATTCTCTTATGGCCTTAAACATTACTGATTGGTAATTATTACTGCATTCACTTATATAACTTGTCCTAATTTTGTTTAGAGTAATCGTAATATAGACAAGATATTATGTCAATATAATATCTTGTAAAAAACGGTTCTCGGTGTTCGTTTAGCTGTGCGCGAAGAGAGGATGAATGTTAGATTTTTATTCCCAATTAAAATTATTATTTTGATACTATACATTGAAGCTTGTATGGTATAACAATAACAGGAAAAGGGGACTGTCCCCTTTTCCTGCGCATAACGCAAACCGATAACCGGTAACCGCGTATTATGAAAAAAACACTTCTTACATCACCTGCTGGAAGGGGGAAAACCACACATCTGATTGAGCAATATGCCCGAGTGTTTAATGAAACAAACAGTGGATTAGAGAATAAATCTTATTTTATTCTTTCGACAAAAGAACATGCCTATTGGATTACTGAACGGATAATAAAAGTTCTTGGCAGTGATGCGAAAGAACAAAAATGTGGCGTATTTAACCCACAGGTTATTACAATAAATGATTTCGTTAACCAAGAGACCATTGGCAGTCATGCTGAAATGGTAAACGATGTGTTACGGACACATTTTATACATACAATAAGTCAGGATCATTCAATACCGCTTACGTACTATGATCAGGCACGAACACTTGCAGGGTTCCCTGAATTGGTTAGTAACTTTATAAAAGAGTTAAAAACGTCATTTATTGAATATGATGATTTTGTAAAGTTGATCGCTTGTATTTCTAAAAAAGAACATCCTCTGCTTTGTACGAAACTGAATGATATTTCTCTTATATATAAACTGTATCAAAACATGATCGGGAAGAAATGTGATTATGCAAGCGGTATACGTCGGTATATAGAAGAGAAAAAGAATAAGC
Encoded here:
- a CDS encoding cold-shock protein, producing the protein MNKGVVKWFNDKKGFGFIKPEEGEDIFVHHTAITGSGFKTLSEGQEVEFEIVDGEKGKQARNVNKV